Proteins encoded together in one Planctomyces sp. SH-PL14 window:
- a CDS encoding VOC family protein — MVVQPYVFFDGRCEEAFQFYEKAVGAKLEMKMKYKESPEKHPPGMLPPGYEEKIMHMSFHVGKSLVMASDGMCGGDAKFEGMSLALSVDTEAEAQKVFASLSDGGNVQMPMNKTFFSPAFGMVADKFGVHWMIMATPAT; from the coding sequence ATGGTCGTTCAACCTTACGTCTTCTTTGATGGGCGTTGTGAAGAGGCGTTTCAGTTCTACGAAAAGGCCGTCGGTGCCAAGCTCGAGATGAAGATGAAGTACAAGGAGAGCCCGGAGAAGCATCCGCCGGGAATGCTCCCGCCCGGCTATGAAGAGAAGATCATGCACATGAGCTTTCACGTCGGGAAATCGCTCGTGATGGCCTCCGACGGGATGTGCGGCGGTGATGCGAAGTTCGAAGGGATGTCGCTCGCGCTGTCGGTCGATACCGAAGCGGAAGCTCAGAAGGTCTTCGCCTCCCTCAGCGACGGAGGCAACGTCCAGATGCCGATGAACAAGACCTTCTTCTCCCCCGCCTTCGGCATGGTGGCGGACAAGTTCGGCGTTCACTGGATGATCATGGCGACGCCGGCAACCTGA
- a CDS encoding YciI family protein: MRFMMLMIPKGYESATPGTMPSAEAVAAMMKYNEALQQAGVLITLDGLHPPSAGARVTFETGTARVIDGPFIESKECLGGYWMIRVNSKEEAIEWARRCPGSANEVIEIRQVQEMEDFPEDVQKAAAGFQEMQGGSPSK, translated from the coding sequence ATGCGTTTCATGATGCTGATGATCCCCAAGGGGTATGAGTCCGCCACTCCCGGCACGATGCCCTCGGCCGAAGCGGTCGCGGCAATGATGAAGTACAACGAAGCGCTGCAGCAGGCGGGTGTGCTCATCACCCTCGACGGCCTGCATCCCCCATCGGCCGGGGCGCGGGTCACGTTCGAGACCGGCACGGCCCGGGTCATCGATGGCCCCTTCATCGAGTCGAAGGAGTGCCTCGGCGGATACTGGATGATCCGGGTCAACTCCAAGGAGGAGGCGATCGAGTGGGCCCGCCGCTGCCCCGGTTCGGCGAACGAAGTCATCGAGATCCGCCAGGTCCAGGAGATGGAGGATTTCCCTGAGGACGTCCAGAAGGCGGCCGCCGGATTTCAGGAGATGCAGGGGGGCAGCCCGTCGAAGTGA
- a CDS encoding RNA polymerase sigma factor, giving the protein MPETELHRTIETVWRMESARVIAGIARVVRDVGLAEELAQDALVAALQQWPGSGIPANPGAWLVAAGKNRAIDEIRRQRRIRDKHEEIGRQVEADQEHAMPDLDAALDDDVGDDLLRLIFTACHPVLSTEARVALTLRLLGGLTTEEIARAFLVPEPTIAQRIVRAKRTLNEERVPFEVPVKSELGERLDSVLEVIYLIFNEGYTATAGDDWMRPALCDEALRLGRILVGLASGEPEVHGLTALLEIQASRARARTGPDGEPILLLDQNRSLWDQLLIRRGLAALDRAERLGGGRGSYTLQAAIAACHARARTAEATDWNRIAGLYRELGRVRPSPVIELNRAVAVAMADGPAAGLEIIDRIAEEPVLRRYHLLPSVRGDFLFKLGRFGEAREEFERAASLTRNSREQTFLRRRAAECDAAPQDRSVR; this is encoded by the coding sequence ATGCCGGAGACCGAACTGCACCGAACGATCGAAACCGTCTGGCGGATGGAGTCCGCGCGGGTCATTGCCGGCATAGCCCGGGTGGTCCGCGACGTCGGCCTGGCCGAAGAACTGGCGCAGGACGCCTTGGTGGCGGCCCTTCAGCAGTGGCCCGGTTCCGGGATTCCCGCGAATCCGGGGGCCTGGCTCGTCGCCGCCGGGAAGAACCGGGCGATCGACGAGATCCGCCGGCAGCGGCGGATCCGCGATAAGCATGAGGAAATCGGTCGGCAGGTCGAGGCGGACCAGGAGCACGCCATGCCGGATCTCGATGCGGCGCTCGACGATGACGTGGGGGACGATCTGCTGCGGCTGATCTTCACCGCCTGCCATCCGGTGCTGTCGACCGAGGCACGGGTCGCCCTCACGCTGCGCCTTCTGGGGGGGCTCACGACCGAAGAGATCGCTCGGGCGTTTCTCGTCCCGGAACCGACGATCGCCCAGCGGATCGTCCGGGCCAAGCGGACGCTCAACGAGGAACGGGTGCCGTTCGAAGTCCCGGTCAAGTCGGAGCTGGGAGAGCGGCTCGACTCCGTCCTGGAAGTGATCTACCTGATCTTTAACGAGGGCTACACGGCGACCGCGGGGGACGACTGGATGCGTCCGGCCCTCTGCGACGAGGCGCTGCGGCTGGGGCGGATCCTGGTCGGGCTGGCGTCCGGGGAGCCGGAAGTCCACGGGCTCACCGCGCTACTTGAGATCCAGGCCTCGCGAGCGCGAGCCCGGACCGGGCCGGACGGCGAGCCGATCCTGCTCCTGGACCAGAACCGATCGCTCTGGGACCAGCTCCTGATCCGCCGCGGACTGGCGGCGCTGGACAGGGCGGAACGCCTTGGCGGCGGGAGGGGCTCCTACACTTTGCAGGCCGCCATCGCCGCCTGCCATGCCCGGGCCCGGACCGCGGAGGCGACCGACTGGAACCGGATCGCCGGACTCTACCGTGAGCTCGGACGGGTCCGGCCCTCGCCGGTGATCGAGCTCAACCGGGCGGTCGCGGTCGCGATGGCCGACGGTCCGGCGGCGGGGCTGGAGATCATCGACCGGATCGCGGAGGAACCTGTCCTTCGACGGTACCACCTGCTCCCGAGCGTCCGCGGGGACTTTCTCTTCAAGCTCGGCCGCTTCGGCGAGGCCCGCGAGGAATTCGAGCGGGCGGCCTCACTGACCCGCAACAGTCGGGAGCAGACGTTTCTGCGGCGCCGGGCCGCCGAGTGCGACGCGGCTCCGCAGGATCGTTCCGTCCGGTGA
- a CDS encoding DUF1579 domain-containing protein, which produces MMSQPTPEHAWLQQLVGEWTYEMVGEPFTGTESIRAIGDFWIQCEGKGTGPDGTPATMMLTLGYDPKKGKYVGTWMGSMMDYLWVYEGTREGNVLTLRTTGPNFGKEGAMANFREVLEWKGPAERTFTSHMEEADGTWKQIMSMTYRRA; this is translated from the coding sequence ATGATGAGTCAACCGACACCGGAACACGCCTGGCTGCAGCAACTCGTCGGCGAGTGGACCTACGAAATGGTGGGGGAACCGTTCACCGGAACGGAGTCCATCCGCGCCATCGGCGACTTCTGGATCCAGTGCGAAGGAAAGGGAACCGGGCCGGACGGGACTCCCGCCACAATGATGCTCACCCTCGGCTATGACCCGAAGAAGGGGAAGTACGTCGGCACCTGGATGGGCTCGATGATGGACTACCTCTGGGTCTACGAGGGGACGCGCGAAGGAAATGTCCTGACGCTTCGCACCACCGGTCCGAACTTCGGCAAGGAAGGGGCGATGGCCAATTTCCGGGAAGTGCTGGAGTGGAAGGGCCCGGCGGAACGGACCTTTACATCTCACATGGAAGAGGCGGACGGGACGTGGAAGCAGATCATGTCGATGACGTATCGGAGAGCGTGA
- a CDS encoding SRPBCC domain-containing protein, producing MSADTPATGPGTEIVVRRSYPFPAERVYDAWLDPVSLGQWLFATPAGVMKRVEVDPRVGGEFVVAEQRGEILAEHFGRYLELDRPRRIVFEFTTDRSTPASPVEITIVPRSGGCELTLRHVLDPQWLSYVEKVRGGWTTILESLEKTLVAPADVPSGSSAASGEVHIVRTIDAPRELVFAAWTNPSQLANWFAPRGCSIEFRRLEIVPGGTFHSCIHTPDGHQCWCIGEYREVAAPERLVFTMKVADAEGNFVSPTDAGMDPEWPAETVVTVRFEADGRRTRLTLDQSVSEALAKRTGAYPSWLQMLDVMEEQLPSGAG from the coding sequence ATGTCCGCCGACACACCCGCCACCGGTCCGGGGACGGAGATCGTCGTCCGCCGTTCCTATCCGTTTCCTGCGGAGCGGGTTTATGACGCGTGGCTCGATCCCGTCTCCCTGGGACAGTGGCTCTTCGCGACCCCGGCCGGCGTCATGAAACGCGTCGAGGTCGATCCGCGTGTCGGCGGGGAGTTCGTCGTCGCCGAGCAGCGGGGCGAAATCCTCGCCGAACACTTCGGCCGCTATCTCGAGCTCGACCGGCCGCGACGAATTGTGTTCGAGTTCACGACGGATCGATCGACTCCCGCCTCGCCGGTGGAGATCACGATTGTCCCCCGGAGTGGGGGCTGCGAACTGACCCTGAGGCATGTACTCGACCCGCAGTGGCTCAGCTACGTCGAAAAGGTGCGCGGCGGCTGGACGACGATTCTCGAGAGCCTGGAGAAGACGCTTGTCGCCCCCGCCGATGTCCCTTCGGGCAGTTCCGCGGCGTCGGGCGAGGTCCATATCGTCCGGACGATCGACGCGCCGCGGGAGCTTGTCTTCGCCGCCTGGACGAATCCGTCGCAGCTCGCCAACTGGTTCGCCCCCCGCGGCTGTTCGATTGAGTTCCGGCGTCTCGAAATCGTTCCTGGGGGGACGTTCCATTCCTGCATTCACACGCCGGACGGCCACCAGTGCTGGTGCATTGGCGAGTACCGGGAAGTCGCGGCTCCGGAGCGGCTGGTCTTCACGATGAAGGTGGCGGATGCGGAGGGGAACTTCGTCTCGCCGACCGACGCCGGCATGGATCCGGAGTGGCCGGCAGAAACCGTCGTGACGGTCCGGTTCGAGGCGGACGGGCGGCGGACGCGGCTGACGCTGGATCAGAGCGTCTCCGAGGCACTGGCGAAGCGGACGGGGGCGTATCCGAGCTGGCTCCAGATGCTCGACGTGATGGAAGAGCAGCTGCCGTCAGGGGCAGGTTGA
- a CDS encoding ArsR/SmtB family transcription factor: MVADALSTTFAALADPTRRAILSRLSSGEASVTELAQPFSMSLPAISKHLKVLERAGLIERGREAQWRPCRLQVRPLKQASDWIDQYRQFWEERLDRLEEYLRHFAPDEPAGGEEAGSSPPT; this comes from the coding sequence ATGGTGGCGGACGCACTCAGCACGACATTCGCGGCGCTCGCCGATCCGACGCGGCGGGCGATCCTGTCGCGGCTTTCCTCAGGCGAGGCTTCGGTCACGGAGCTTGCGCAGCCGTTCTCGATGAGCCTGCCTGCCATCTCGAAGCATCTGAAGGTGCTGGAGCGGGCGGGGCTGATCGAGCGGGGGCGGGAGGCCCAGTGGCGGCCCTGCCGGCTTCAGGTCCGGCCGCTGAAGCAGGCGTCCGACTGGATCGACCAGTACCGCCAGTTTTGGGAGGAGCGGCTCGACCGGCTGGAGGAATACCTCCGCCATTTCGCGCCGGACGAGCCCGCCGGCGGCGAAGAAGCCGGTTCGTCACCACCCACGTAG
- a CDS encoding GIY-YIG nuclease family protein: MSATIERSPPTGWVVYIVRCADDSLYTGITTDLTRRMEQHNSGKGARYTRSRSPVAVVYQEAVLTVGDALRRERAIKALPRTGKEQLVRAARRSA; encoded by the coding sequence ATGTCCGCGACCATTGAACGATCGCCGCCGACAGGCTGGGTGGTGTACATCGTCCGTTGTGCCGACGACTCGCTCTACACCGGGATCACGACCGACCTGACCCGCCGCATGGAGCAGCACAATTCGGGAAAAGGGGCTCGCTACACCCGCAGTCGCTCACCCGTCGCTGTCGTCTACCAGGAGGCTGTCCTGACAGTCGGTGATGCCCTCCGTAGAGAGCGGGCCATCAAGGCACTTCCCCGAACGGGGAAGGAACAGCTCGTCCGAGCGGCTCGCCGCTCCGCATGA
- a CDS encoding DUF1653 domain-containing protein yields the protein MSSENPIDTIPLGRYRHYKGNEYTVLGVARHSETLEPLVVYRPEYGDRGLWVRPLAMFRETVTIDGRPVPRFQLLSQTEP from the coding sequence ATGTCCTCCGAGAATCCGATCGACACGATCCCGCTGGGGCGGTATCGGCACTACAAAGGGAACGAGTACACGGTCCTCGGCGTCGCCCGCCACAGCGAGACGTTGGAGCCGCTCGTCGTCTACCGGCCCGAATACGGCGACCGCGGCCTTTGGGTCCGCCCGCTGGCGATGTTCCGCGAGACGGTGACGATTGACGGCCGACCGGTCCCGCGGTTTCAGCTTCTGTCGCAAACAGAGCCTTGA
- a CDS encoding endonuclease/exonuclease/phosphatase family protein: MIRKLESVRRSSWLVAALVVLAGAAIRPAAGDEKPGTFRVVAYNVYECTGWPKDRTQGHVATAKGQMPARFAQELELHEPDLINFSESPREEVVADIARRLKMNYVFLPSGGKWPGAILTRYQIVASRKATELAPTADKALFTRHWGMAELHRPDGKRIIVHSAHLHPSDAALRQREVAVMLEVMKPDLAAEREMILMGDLNHEPTRPEYRQWIQGGWTDGFQATDERPGVTFMADDLKRRIDYVFAVGPLAKSVIESRPLFEGEFRLNTSDPADFALSDHLPQLCVFRLDP, encoded by the coding sequence ATGATCCGAAAGCTCGAATCCGTGCGGCGAAGCTCATGGTTGGTGGCGGCCCTCGTCGTGCTGGCTGGCGCGGCGATCCGGCCCGCCGCCGGGGACGAGAAGCCGGGGACGTTTCGAGTCGTCGCCTACAACGTCTATGAGTGCACCGGCTGGCCCAAGGATCGAACCCAGGGGCACGTCGCCACAGCTAAAGGGCAGATGCCGGCGCGGTTCGCCCAGGAACTCGAGCTTCACGAACCCGACCTGATCAACTTCTCGGAATCCCCCCGGGAAGAGGTCGTGGCCGACATCGCGCGGCGGCTCAAGATGAACTACGTCTTCCTCCCCAGCGGTGGAAAGTGGCCCGGAGCGATCCTGACCCGCTATCAGATCGTCGCCTCGCGGAAAGCGACGGAGCTGGCCCCCACCGCCGACAAGGCTCTGTTCACGCGACACTGGGGGATGGCCGAACTCCACCGTCCGGACGGGAAACGCATCATCGTCCATTCCGCGCACCTGCATCCCTCGGACGCCGCCCTCCGCCAGCGCGAAGTGGCCGTGATGCTGGAGGTCATGAAGCCCGACCTCGCCGCCGAGCGGGAGATGATCCTGATGGGGGACCTGAACCATGAGCCGACGCGGCCCGAGTACCGGCAGTGGATCCAGGGGGGCTGGACCGATGGATTCCAGGCGACGGATGAACGTCCCGGCGTCACCTTCATGGCGGACGACCTGAAGCGACGGATCGACTACGTGTTCGCGGTCGGCCCGCTCGCGAAGTCAGTGATCGAGTCCCGGCCCCTCTTCGAAGGGGAGTTCCGCCTGAACACGAGCGACCCCGCCGACTTCGCGCTCAGCGACCACCTGCCGCAGCTCTGCGTCTTCCGGCTCGATCCGTGA
- a CDS encoding DUF1559 domain-containing protein: MHALRAARVVPSAGYRRGFTLIELLVVIAIIAILAAMLLPAIQRAREAARRSQCISNMKQLALAAMNYESAHFVFPSGWLEGTEILCDLDLGNFTQPMTVPRPLNQPPLLIRGWAMKPYYSWPSLILPQMDQTTLRINFAEQITEMNNWPLFRAAPIASFTCPSAALPSARPQNLGFLSYRGNFGWWSQNDPNAPLNNGMFFDNSHINQRDVTDGTTNTFLFGETLFGFWADQYSCCARARDDQPNFDAHWQAPANAQSMNSNNMMSCPPIASTMDQVNFFNFGSFHEGVVNFALADGSVQSVAKNCDTTTFRAMCTRNGSEVLAQTIYAN, from the coding sequence ATGCACGCGCTTCGTGCGGCTCGGGTTGTCCCTTCGGCGGGCTATCGCCGCGGTTTTACTCTGATCGAACTGCTTGTCGTCATCGCCATTATCGCCATCTTGGCCGCCATGCTGCTGCCGGCGATTCAGCGGGCTCGTGAAGCCGCCCGCCGGAGCCAGTGCATCAGCAATATGAAGCAGCTCGCCTTGGCGGCGATGAACTACGAGAGCGCCCACTTCGTCTTCCCGTCGGGCTGGCTGGAAGGGACGGAGATCCTCTGCGATCTCGACCTCGGCAATTTTACGCAGCCGATGACCGTTCCCCGCCCGCTGAACCAGCCTCCGCTGCTGATCCGCGGCTGGGCGATGAAGCCCTACTATTCCTGGCCGTCGCTCATCCTGCCGCAGATGGACCAGACGACGCTCCGCATCAACTTCGCGGAGCAGATTACGGAAATGAACAACTGGCCGCTGTTCCGGGCCGCCCCGATCGCATCCTTCACCTGTCCGAGCGCGGCGCTCCCGTCGGCCCGGCCGCAGAACCTGGGCTTCCTGAGCTACCGTGGCAACTTCGGCTGGTGGTCCCAGAACGATCCGAACGCCCCGCTGAACAACGGGATGTTCTTCGACAACAGCCACATCAACCAGCGGGACGTGACCGACGGCACGACGAACACGTTCCTGTTCGGCGAGACGCTCTTCGGGTTCTGGGCGGACCAGTATTCGTGCTGCGCCCGGGCGCGGGACGATCAGCCCAATTTTGACGCCCACTGGCAGGCCCCGGCCAACGCGCAGTCGATGAACAGCAACAACATGATGAGCTGCCCGCCGATTGCCTCGACGATGGACCAGGTGAACTTCTTCAACTTCGGCAGCTTCCACGAAGGGGTCGTGAACTTTGCCCTGGCGGACGGCTCGGTGCAGTCGGTCGCCAAGAACTGCGACACGACGACGTTCCGGGCGATGTGCACCCGCAACGGCTCGGAAGTCCTGGCCCAGACGATCTACGCGAACTGA